A window of Pecten maximus chromosome 12, xPecMax1.1, whole genome shotgun sequence genomic DNA:
tttaaagagaAAAAACGAAAAGATAGGTCAGTTGCTTCAGTGAAGTGATTGGTATTCCAGAAGGCAGCATACATTGAATACTTAcaaattgtttgaaataagAAATTGTGAAAAGGTGATTGACAGAAAATtcataaaagaataaaaatattttttacagaagtaacatcaaaacaaaacactcaACATTTTAGTTTAAAACTCGTTTCCGACGTGAAAACCACTAGAAAAACATAATAATTACAGATGCTTATATCTTTGATATAAAGCAAGACATGGACAATTCATGTATATCTAAACAATTATAAATCCATCAATTCATGTAAAATTATTCACATATTCTTGGTAGAATCGAGATTCTGAATCTAATGCTTTTGTGGTAGTTGCTGGTCCATCGAGAATGGATTTGACTGCCCTGCGGCAGGCGGTGGGTATGCTGGCGGAGCCTCGTTTGGATTGCCGTACACAACGGGTGCAGGGTAAGCCGCCATTGGTACTTGGTTAGGACCTGGAGGAGGGTATGTGCCCGGATAAGTTCCCGGATGTTGATACGCACCAGGTGGTTGAACTCCCGGTTGATTGGTTGAATTAActgaaaataataatgataataaagtTCTTTCAGAAATAGtttaataatgaaaatcaaTGAGCCAGTCCCAGTTTACACAAGACATGACAACATTAGGcaataacaaaaaagaaaacagcCATAATAACAACACCATAACTCcaattcaaaatcaataaaacgagTAACAAAAATCGAGATTCGCATCAGGACCCTTGAAAAactacaaggagaataagaccaggtgctcCGGTTGAGTAAGTGACATCAATCATACAAAATTCAGTCAAATTCGGGTTTAGTTACATTCTCAAAATGGGAATCAGGAGATCGTGTTGATTAGAAAAGCTCTTCAATATTGAATTAACCGGGGTATGCTTAGGGGACGCAATGGTGCTaatatctagaaatggaaaattaacaattggcAAATTGAAATCATTGCGCTTATGTACAGCTTAGTTGTAATCTTTGGATCAAGGTAAGCGGCTGATGATGAATAGATAGTCTGTAGTGTCTTTGATTACATGTTCTGCAAGGTTTGTCCTACCCACGTGATCAATAAATACCATATCGATATGTACCTTTACATTTAGAGGAAATTTAAGGATTTGACAAGGGCACTGTTgtacctgttctgataagatCTTCATTAATCATATATGTAATCAGCATCGTATGAAATCAAAAACAGGTCGAGAACAGAGGGTCAAAATTTGTTCCCTTTGAATATGTTAATTGTCACGATTTCATTTCGGTGCATTTTATATGAGCCCTTGTCGTATGTTGAGCAATTACTCGAGTTAGCAATAAAACATTATTCATATGGATTTTTTATGAAGTTTTGGAATCAAATAATAGCGACCTAGATCCGCATCATTCTCACTTTTCGGTATTTTGAAAGGATTTAGAAGAAGATACTTGTAAAAAGTTCCTTACCGATGGCCATGTTTCCACCTGGTTGAGGTTGATTTTGTGAGATCACCATTCCCCCAACTTTTTGCTTTTTATTACAATGGTGACAGAGACATATCAGGAATATAATCCCTCCAATGAAGCAAATACCACCAATGACTGCTCCGATGATGAGACCGACTCTTAAAAAATATACAGGTTTATTGTATAACAGGTTCGCATTTGACtttgtatattgtttgattGTTTTCTTTCTTGAGAGCAagatacaaaatacaagaaACTTTATCAAACGTCGCACATATATTAACAAAGAAATTAGCTCGTGCGAGTCAAATAGACTTTAACATAATTATAAGAAATTAGAATGTCACAGattcaaaataaaacttttcaATTATAAAGATATGCAACAGTTTACATCATATAATTAATGGAAACGTGCTCAGTATAATAAAAACAGATAAGTGTAAGGATGATTAGCGTTTCCACAGTTCTTACCATTGAAAATAATGTACGGAAACTACAATTTAGTGGAATGTTCAAGCGCgaaaattattaaaacaaaatttccgTAAAATATGCGCTTTTAAAGTGCATCCAATTTTATCATCCAGCATAAGAAAGGTTTCGCCATATTTCAAACTTACAAACTACCACAACACTCTCTATCATAGTAGGTCCCACAGCAGCCGTGTTCGCAATAGACAGTGTACTTGTACCATACAGAATAATACACGTTTCCACTGCACACCTCACCCGCCACAGCACAATCTGTCGAAGGAAAGCATAGTGATAAacttataatatataaagtGAGGTGGTGTTGACTTGTAAGTATTGCGGAATGTGACAGCTTTATATATAGAAAGGTGAGAAAAATGTAGACACCATACgaatatatttcaattcattACGGATATTATATTCTGGTATTCATACATTTCCCTTGTGTATTTATAAGTCCAAGTCCATCTCTCGTCATTATCCTGACTCTACAGTAAAACCATGTGAACGTCCTCACTTTGTTACCAATATCCTTATTTTCGtgcccaatgggcccgaatcgctcactTGCTATCCAGTGATCATTTCAacacataaataaaattaagaaTAAATGCATCAGAGACAAGATATACGACCTCAGGGTCTCGC
This region includes:
- the LOC117339661 gene encoding cysteine and tyrosine-rich protein 1-like codes for the protein MADLIFMLPIFGILTDCAVAGEVCSGNVYYSVWYKYTVYCEHGCCGTYYDRECCGSLVGLIIGAVIGGICFIGGIIFLICLCHHCNKKQKVGGMVISQNQPQPGGNMAIVNSTNQPGVQPPGAYQHPGTYPGTYPPPGPNQVPMAAYPAPVVYGNPNEAPPAYPPPAAGQSNPFSMDQQLPQKH